Proteins encoded together in one Microcaecilia unicolor chromosome 3, aMicUni1.1, whole genome shotgun sequence window:
- the RNF146 gene encoding E3 ubiquitin-protein ligase RNF146 — protein sequence MAGCEVDHSLNMLPTNRKITEPCSNTAPCLVVPECAICLQTCVHPVSLPCKHVFCYLCVKGASWLGKRCALCRQEIPEDFLDKPTLLSPEELKAASRGSGDYAWYYEGRNGWWQYDERTSKELEEAFSKGKKSTEMLIAGFLYVADLENMVQYRRNEHGRRRKIKRDITDIPKKGVAGLRFDWEASVSSARENSADGADSMTAAPGAMSALLPLPTSTRPLISPGVQPTSPVSPSPDTADSLENTFAQMQLNGGGANERSHRGEGEEGHEEVLAGALAAAAAPDTSAEETESDTSSNSDDVPAYPLLHTLPAQHRLLFPPANQRVADRTTAGAGAVSSSNGVRSRRPDGQCTVTEV from the coding sequence ATGGCTGGTTGTGAAGTTGATCATTCACTAAATATGCTTCCCACGAACCGAAAAATCACAGAGCCGTGTTCCAACACAGCACCGTGTTTGGTGGTGCCTGAGTGTGCCATCTGCCTGCAAACATGCGTTCATCCTGTGAGCCTGCCATGCAAACATGTCTTTTGTTACCTGTGTGTGAAGGGTGCCTCCTGGTTAGGAAAACGATGTGCGCTCTGCCGTCAAGAGATCCCTGAGGATTTCCTCGATAAGCCCACCTTGCTGTCCCCAGAGGAGTTGAAGGCAGCAAGTCGAGGGAGTGGCGATTACGCTTGGTATTATGAGGGCCGAAATGGATGGTGGCAGTATGATGAGCGCACCAGCAAAGAGCTGGAGGAGGCCTTCTCCAAGGGGAAAAAGAGCACAGAGATGCTAATTGCTGGCTTCTTATACGTGGCTGACCTTGAAAACATGGTCCAATACCGGCGGAATGAACATGGTCGCCGCCGTAAAATAAAACGAGACATTACTGACATACCAAAGAAGGGCGTGGCTGGGCTCAGGTTTGATTGGGAGGCTTCCGTTAGTTCAGCCCGAGAGAATTCTGCTGATGGTGCAGATAGTATGACAGCAGCTCCAGGGGCCATGTCTGCGCTTCTTCCATTACCCACTTCCACCCGACCTCTCATCTCTCCAGGTGTCCAGCCAACAAGCCCTGTCTCACCGTCTCCAGATACTGCAGACTCTCTAGAAAACACTTTTGCCCAAATGCAGCTGAACGGAGGAGGCGCAAATGAACGAAGCCAcaggggagaaggagaagagggcCATGAGGAGGTACTTGCTGGTGCGTTGGCAGCTGCAGCAGCTCCCGATACTTCTGCTGAAGAAACAGAATCAGACACCAGTAGTAACAGTGATGACGTGCCTGCCTATCCTTTACTGCATACATTACCTGCACAACATAGACTGTTGTTTCCTCCTGCAAATCAGAGAGTAGCAGATAGAACAACTGCAGGTGCTGGGGCAGTGAGCAGCAGCAATGGTGTGCGATCTAGGAGGCCTGATGGACAGTGCACAGTTACTGAGGTCTAG